ATGAACTACCACTCGACCAATGTAAATGAAATATGGGACGCGTGTCTTCGCATCCTTCAGGATATTGTGGATGAGCGAGCATACCGTACATGGTTCTTGCCTATCATACCGGTATCTATTGAGGGCGATACGCTTACCTTACAAGTGCCGAGTCAGTTCTTCTGTGAGTTTTTGGAGGGCAATTTCGTAGAGCAGCTGCGTACGGTGTTGGGGCGTGTCATAGGTCCCAACGCATCATTACAGTATAATGCCCTTGTAGACAACAGTTCGCCCAAATATCCCGGTACGGTGACATTGGCCGGTTGTGCCGACGGTGGACAGGCAGCCGAACAGTTCGATGTCAATTTGCTACACAGGCACATGCCCAATGCAGCTACCCATAGCGAAGCACAGGATTTCGACACGCAGCTCAATAGCAGGCTCAATTTCCGCAACTTCTACCAGAGCGAATGCAACTATGTAGCTCGCTCAGTGGCTGAAGCCATCGCCGCCAGCCCGGGCAATACGCCGATGAATCCATTCTTTATATATGGAGCTTCCGGTGTGGGCAAGACGCACTTGTGCCATGCCTTGGGCCTTCGTGTCAGAGAGATGCACCCCCGGTTGAAAGTACTATACGTATCGAGTCATTTGTTCGAGATGCAGTTCACTACGGCAGCCCGTATGGGGACGATCAATGACTTCATCGCATTCTACCAGCAAGTGGATGTACTGATCATCGATGACATCCAATGGTTGATCGGCAAGAAGAAAACGCAATTAGCTTTCTTCCAAGTGTTCAATCATCTCTATATGCTCGGCAAACAGATAGTTTTGACGTCGGACAAACCTCCTGTAGACCTTAACGGGATGGAGGAGCGGTTGGTCACTCGTATGGCCGGTGCTACCTGTGTCAAGATAGAACGTCCGGATTTGAAGTTGCGTCGTGAGATACTCCAGCAGCGTACGCTTCAAAGCGGTGTCCGGCTGGACGAATCGGTGCTGAACTTTATCGCCGAAAATGTCTGCGACAATGTTCGTGAACTGGAAGGCACCCTCGTATCCTTGATCACAAATTCGGTGGTTGTAGGTAAGGAAATCGACCTGACCTTTGCCAAACGGATTGTCCGCCAAGCTGTCAGACTGGAGAAAAAGGAAGTCACCATCGAGTGCATCCAGCAGGCAGTCAGCAGAGTATTTCAGGTGCAGATAGAGCAGATGAAAAGCAAGAGTCGGAAGCAGGATATCGTACAGGCTCGTCAGGTGGTCATGTTCCTCTCCAAAAAACACACGGCTCAGTCCTTGTCGGCTATCGGCGAACTGATGGGAGGACGTAACCATGCCACCGTACTCCACGGCTGTCGCTGTGTGACGAACGAGATGGAGATGAATGCCTCATTCCGTTCATCGGTAGAACGAGCCGAACAGTTGATCGCCAATTGATAGCAGGTCTTTATGATCCATCCCACAGCGATAGTAGAAGACGGTTGTGTGCTTGGTCAGGGTACACGCGTATGGCACTTCTCTCACTTGATGTGCGGAGCCGAGGTCGGGGAGAATTGCAACATCGGGCAGAATGTCGTTATAATGCCGGAGGTACGACTGGGGCGAGGCTGTAAGGTGCAGAACAACGTTTCTCTGTATAGTGGTGTCGTATGCGAAGATTACGTATTCCTCGGACCGAGTTGTGTATTTACCAACGTGATCAATCCTCGCGCCTTTATTGAAAGAAAATCCGAATACCGCCCCACTCATTTGCACGAAGGCGTCTCCATCGGAGCCAATGCCACTATTCTTTGTGGTATTACGATAGGGGCTTATGCCATGGTAGGCGCAGGAACCGTGGTGATTAGGGATGTACCGCCCTATGCCTTGGTAGTGGGCAATCCTGCTCGCCGGATCGGTTGGGTAAGCCGCGCCGGTCACCGCTTGTCGTTCGATGACAAGGGGATGGCCGTCTGTCCTGAAACGGGCGAACGATATAGAGAGGTCGAAGAAACGGGTACAATAGAACCGGTATCGGACTGATCTACACCAAATAGCGGCATATCGGCAACCGCTTCATCAGCCGCACAACTCCCCAAGAAACGAAGAAAACCAATCCTACACGGATCGGTATGTTGAGCCATGCGCATTGCATCAGGCTGGGGGTGGTCAGTACAAGTATTTTTGTCACCACGTTCAGCACAGCGATGTGTACTAAGTAGATTCCTAAAATATCCCCCTGCATTTTCCCGATCCGCGCCAATTTTCCTCCACATCCTCCCCAAGAAACGAAGAACGCGAAGAGACTGATAGCAGAAAGAACAATCAAAGGAGAGAGATTACGGTAGAAGTATAGCCCTTCGCCGTGCTCGAAAGCGTACCGACTTGCGAAGAAAAGAGAAATCGTAGAGAGTCCGTACAAGGAAAGAGCCGGTAAAGAACGCTGCGGAGCATGGCACTTCAGGGTATAACCCACAAGGAAATATCCCAAATAATCCGGCCAAAGAAAAAGGAAAAAGCGGTTGTAACCGAGTATGTAATCGTAGGTGTTGGACAATATCCCCAGCAGTAGCAATATGGTAGAGAGAGTCCAAAGTCGTTTACGAGCAGCCTTCTCTCCATCGGCTTCGCACCTGCGAATTATTTCGTTGAGCAGAGGAACGACTGCATAAAGTCCCAGCAGCATCACCACATACCACAGATGAACGAATGAGCGTCCCTGCCAAAAGCCGGCAAGGTAGGAACCTATATCATCGCCCTTGAGCCACAGCCACAGCCAATAGAACGGAAGCCAAAAAGCGAGTAGTACCAGCAGTCGCGGTATTCGTTTCCGATAGAAATCTCCCCACGTCTCATTGCGTCCCAAGACAAAAGCCCCGCTGATAATGACGAATATAGGAACGGCCGGCTGCACGACCGCCTCCCAGCATAGACCGGCTATAAAGTTTGCACCCTCAGCCACTCCTTCGAGAACGTATTCTCCCGAAGTATGGATGCCGATTACCATCAATCCTGCCAGAACTCGCAGGACATCGACGGTGGTATTCCTCCCCTTGGTAGTCATAACTATCTGATAATTGCAGACAAATATACGGGGACTTCTCTTTATCTTTGTCAATAAACCCCTAAACGAAGGATACGACATGAATAAGAAAAGACTCGTCGTCTTGAGTGGCGCAGGCATGAGTGCCGAAAGCGGCATATCGACTTTTCGTGATGCCGACGGATTGTGGGAGAATTATCCTGTCGAGGATGTGGCCTCTATCGATGGGTTTAGGCGCAATCCTGCCCTCGTTCTCAAGTTCTACAATGCACGCCGACGCGACTATGCCGGATGCAAACCGAATGCAGGCCATATTGGTTTGGCGGAAATGGAGAAGGAGTATGATGTAAGAATCATCACGCAGAATGTGGATGATCTGCACGAGAGAGCAGGCAGCACACGCGTCATTCATCTGCACGGAGAGTTGATGAAGAACAGATCTGTGGCCACAGACAGTGTGCTCTATCCCGTAGACCCGACCAATCCCGATCTGCATGTAGGAGATCTGGCACCCGACGGCTGTCAGCTACGGCCGTTTATTGTGTGGTTTGGAGAAGCCGTTCCGATGATAGAGCCGGCCATCGAAGAGGTAACACAGGCAGACATTCTCGTTGTCATCGGCACCTCTCTCAACGTTTATCCGGCTGCCGGACTATTGAATTATGCTCCTCGCAACTGCCCCATCTATCTGATCGATCCAAAGCCTGTGCGCAGCACCTCCCGGCAAGACATTCGGTATATCCATGCTCCTGCCACGGAAGGCGTAAGGATGTTGCGGCAAGAACTCCGTGATATAGATCGCTAAAAAAACACTAACCCCAAGAACCTGCCATCGTAGTGGTTCTTGGGGTTAATTGTATTTGTTCGTTTTTCGGAAGGCTAATGAACCGGTTTGTTTTCGGAGGCAAACCGAACATTCAGAATGACGATCTCACTCTCCGTGAAAACACGAATAGCCGGTCCGGCCGCTCCTACTCCTGAACTGATATAGAACTGCGTATGCCCTTTGCGAAGATAGCCCCATGATTTTTCAAAAGCCAGTTGGGTCAAAATCGTAAACGGCCAGATCTGTCCGTTGTGCGTGTGCCCGTACAGAGCCAAGTCCACACCGGTCATCGCCACGCTGTCGAGCTTGTGCGGCTGGTGATCGAGCAGGATAGAGGCCTTAGTGGTATCGACATGTGGCATAAGCTTGTGCAGCGGAGCACGGAATACATTCGTGCTATCGTCCCGTCCTATCAGATAGAATGCATTGCCCGGGGTGACAACCTGATCGATCACCAGATGGCCAATCGAACGGAACCACTCGCGCTTCTCTACTTCGTCCGCCCTATATTCATGATTGCCCAGTACATAGTAAGCCCCCATGGGAGTCTCATCCTGTAGGCGGCGCATATACTCCGTGATGCTGTCCCGACGAGCATACCTGCCATGATAGTCGATCATATCCCCACCGATCAGAACAATATCCGGACGTTCGGCCAAAGTCCTCTCCACCATCTCGCGGATATGGCCGGCCGTCACCGTTTCGCTAATATGAATATCCGTGAGCAGGGCTACTTTCATGGACTGCCTTCCATCTATGGCAGGTCTGTCCAGACGAATGTCCATATGCTTTACAACGGGATAGCGCACGATATTCAGTCCATGTATCACGAGTAAAGCCGAGGACAAACCTATGAGAACGAACAGCCCCAATCGGATGCGAGCCTGCACTCTTTCGGACAGCCTGTCGAATCTGTGCAGGAAACGCTTGTCCACGACACGGGCAATCTCTACGATCACCATGGCAAACATGGCATAAATGGACATGACAAACCAGAAGCCTGTGACAGACATAATGCAGCTCATCACGGCATCGGGCAAAACCCTGTTGCCGGCAAACCCTATTAGATACAGGGTGAATACTACACCCATCAGAAGGTGAAAACCTTTGCGCCAAAGGCTCTTTTGCGGTAGGGCCTGTCCTCCTCGGTATGCGATGTAGAGGGTCAGGAGATATTGTAGGAGAAAGGCTTCGAGAAATACTTTCATCGTTCCGGTAAGATTATCTGAGTCATGAAAAGGATTCGGTTTTGTAAGGCAATTACTCGGCGAAAGT
This genomic stretch from Porphyromonas gingivalis ATCC 33277 harbors:
- a CDS encoding NAD-dependent deacylase, whose protein sequence is MNKKRLVVLSGAGMSAESGISTFRDADGLWENYPVEDVASIDGFRRNPALVLKFYNARRRDYAGCKPNAGHIGLAEMEKEYDVRIITQNVDDLHERAGSTRVIHLHGELMKNRSVATDSVLYPVDPTNPDLHVGDLAPDGCQLRPFIVWFGEAVPMIEPAIEEVTQADILVVIGTSLNVYPAAGLLNYAPRNCPIYLIDPKPVRSTSRQDIRYIHAPATEGVRMLRQELRDIDR
- a CDS encoding acyltransferase; this translates as MIHPTAIVEDGCVLGQGTRVWHFSHLMCGAEVGENCNIGQNVVIMPEVRLGRGCKVQNNVSLYSGVVCEDYVFLGPSCVFTNVINPRAFIERKSEYRPTHLHEGVSIGANATILCGITIGAYAMVGAGTVVIRDVPPYALVVGNPARRIGWVSRAGHRLSFDDKGMAVCPETGERYREVEETGTIEPVSD
- the dnaA gene encoding chromosomal replication initiator protein DnaA — its product is MNYHSTNVNEIWDACLRILQDIVDERAYRTWFLPIIPVSIEGDTLTLQVPSQFFCEFLEGNFVEQLRTVLGRVIGPNASLQYNALVDNSSPKYPGTVTLAGCADGGQAAEQFDVNLLHRHMPNAATHSEAQDFDTQLNSRLNFRNFYQSECNYVARSVAEAIAASPGNTPMNPFFIYGASGVGKTHLCHALGLRVREMHPRLKVLYVSSHLFEMQFTTAARMGTINDFIAFYQQVDVLIIDDIQWLIGKKKTQLAFFQVFNHLYMLGKQIVLTSDKPPVDLNGMEERLVTRMAGATCVKIERPDLKLRREILQQRTLQSGVRLDESVLNFIAENVCDNVRELEGTLVSLITNSVVVGKEIDLTFAKRIVRQAVRLEKKEVTIECIQQAVSRVFQVQIEQMKSKSRKQDIVQARQVVMFLSKKHTAQSLSAIGELMGGRNHATVLHGCRCVTNEMEMNASFRSSVERAEQLIAN
- a CDS encoding acyltransferase, with amino-acid sequence MTTKGRNTTVDVLRVLAGLMVIGIHTSGEYVLEGVAEGANFIAGLCWEAVVQPAVPIFVIISGAFVLGRNETWGDFYRKRIPRLLVLLAFWLPFYWLWLWLKGDDIGSYLAGFWQGRSFVHLWYVVMLLGLYAVVPLLNEIIRRCEADGEKAARKRLWTLSTILLLLGILSNTYDYILGYNRFFLFLWPDYLGYFLVGYTLKCHAPQRSLPALSLYGLSTISLFFASRYAFEHGEGLYFYRNLSPLIVLSAISLFAFFVSWGGCGGKLARIGKMQGDILGIYLVHIAVLNVVTKILVLTTPSLMQCAWLNIPIRVGLVFFVSWGVVRLMKRLPICRYLV
- a CDS encoding metallophosphoesterase — its product is MKVFLEAFLLQYLLTLYIAYRGGQALPQKSLWRKGFHLLMGVVFTLYLIGFAGNRVLPDAVMSCIMSVTGFWFVMSIYAMFAMVIVEIARVVDKRFLHRFDRLSERVQARIRLGLFVLIGLSSALLVIHGLNIVRYPVVKHMDIRLDRPAIDGRQSMKVALLTDIHISETVTAGHIREMVERTLAERPDIVLIGGDMIDYHGRYARRDSITEYMRRLQDETPMGAYYVLGNHEYRADEVEKREWFRSIGHLVIDQVVTPGNAFYLIGRDDSTNVFRAPLHKLMPHVDTTKASILLDHQPHKLDSVAMTGVDLALYGHTHNGQIWPFTILTQLAFEKSWGYLRKGHTQFYISSGVGAAGPAIRVFTESEIVILNVRFASENKPVH